Part of the Thunnus albacares chromosome 11, fThuAlb1.1, whole genome shotgun sequence genome, CTCCTCCGTGGTGGTGGCGTCACGTGACCCGAAACAAACGGCAGCGATTTAACACGTGACGAACAGCTGGGTGGGATTAAAGAGACGTCGTCCTTCATCAAACCTTCACAGAGACTCAGTTTGTTCCAGAAGTGAAACTTTGAAATGCTGTAAAATCATTTACTGGACGTTAGTGGAAACCAGCAACatccagttttatttaataCACAAAAGTTTTTATGaaaacatgatgtttttcttaaaatacaAAAGTGTCTGAACGGAGTAGGCCTacagtttttcttctgtctgacGTGGTTTTAGGTTATAAACGCTCAGTAAGATGATCGTGGTTCTTCATCCTGCAGCGTGTCCACATTAATCATCTTCATCAACAGCTGAGATGAATCCTGCAGCAGATGATCTGTGTTCAGTCAGCGAGTCTCAGCAGGTCACTATGATCCAGGTTCAGGTTTAAAGAGTCCTGATCCtgctcctgtctgtctccaacTGTAACAACAGACACCCACAGCGGGATCCAGACCATAATATTTACCTCCTCTGAGAGTCACTAAGTTCCCTGCAGTCAACCTGAAACTGTGTGAAGCGAGAAGATAAAACTGTATCAGTTACATCACAACTAGCAGCGTCAGCAGCTTCTCACAGTCATGCTtcagctaattagcaaatgctaaCACGCTGACCTGCTAACCTAGATCAGGATAAACATTATACAAGCTAAACATAAGCCTGCTAGCATTATCATTGtgggcatgttagcatgctaacgtaGATCAGGATAAACATTATACAAGCTAAACATAAGCCTGCTAGCATTATCATTGtgggcatgttagcatgctaacgtaGATCAGGATAAACATTATACAAGCTAAACATAAGCCTGCTAGCAATATCACTGtgggcatgttagcatgctaacatagATCAGGATAAACATTATACAAGCTAAACATAAGCCTGCTAGCAATATCACTGtgggcatgttagcatgctaacgtaGATCAGGATAAACATTATACAAGCTAAACATAAGCCTGCTAGCATTATCACTGtgggcatgttagcatgctaacgttagcatttagctcaggTCCAGCCTGACAGAGCTGCTAGCTGTCGACTAGCGTCTCTTCACCAGGCTGAcggacagcagaaatttaccAAAATAAAAGTCTTTGTGTCAGCTCCAGGGGAAGAAATCTGTATCTGCACATCTATTATAGGTTATTAtctatttattgattcattgattgtATTTCCTGCCCCACGGTGGAGGCAGACTGGGAGCCGATCAGTCAATCAATAGATATCAATAATATGttcagaacatacagtataaacagtacagcaggagatttgtgtgatttaGGAGGCAAATCTGTGACGGACGTCAAAAAGATGTGAAGGTCTGTTTAAAACAGGACCTCATCTCATCCGTCCAGGTTTCAGTTTAAAATGGTTTGTTTCACTGAGAGAATCAATATTTTGGTGTTAAAAACTGAGAAGAAGccttaaaaacacagaacactgaaatgaaataatgattGTGATGAAGTCTGATGTTCAGATTTCAGTCAGCGCTGCGTTAGCAAGCAAACAGTTAGCAAGCAAACAGTTAGCAAGCAAACAGTTagcacatgttcacatgttcacatataAGTTCACGTTAAGAAAGATGAATCTGAGTTTATTACAGCTGCATCATGACttcatttaaagaaaagatGTCTGACTCATCACAAATatgtttagttatttatttatgtaattcttcTTTAGCAGAGGCATGCTAACCTTTGCTAACGTCAACTCACTGTTTTCTTTGGACAGCtggttttattctgtattttataaaGTCATGAATCAATCGTGAATGTGGACAAACTGTCGATGAAGGTGATCATATTTAATATGATAAAACCCGAGTACGGTACTGAGTTATGTGGTTATTAGTATTTTACCACTTACTGTTGAAACTGGACGGTTCGGAAAGCAGATTTGTTTCTACTGTCCTGTTTTACTGGGAACTGCTCGACGCTTTGTTTGGTGAGATGAAAACACATATTGATTTTGTAAATATGGATGATGCACAAAGACGGAGTtcacatatgaaacatataaattaGACAGTTACTTGGAGAGAAAGCCTGAGAGAAGAATCATCTGTAGATATGCAACAGTTCTTTATGTGaataattcatgtttgtttttcttctcttctgtttgCTTTGTACGTGTGTTACAGAAGATGCATGTCTTGTAAAATAGTGGCGTCTTGTAATCCCATGTGGGACGGACCAGATGTTTGGCaccacacagaaataaaacaaaaaaaccacaaaGTTTTTTTGTTCCAACTTTTTGattctgaatatttttgaatcTTTATACTCAGTTCATGACATCTGGTCAACACATAAATATGTCTCATGTTGgatctttttcatattttctctcaaACATTTGGCCCAAAACGTGTGAACGTCACTTTGTTTCGCCGCCATCTTTAATCTCAGACGTAAACATGAAGCCCAAATGATAAAAGTGTGATTTTAACGACACTGTTAACATGAAGAGTCTGCTTGTTTTCCTGTTTATCTAATTACAGAACAGTCGGACTCAAACCATCAGATCTGGATTAGAAAGCCGGGTCCATCAGGGTCCATCGGGGTCCTGCAGgatcgccccccccccccccccccccccccactgtgAGGAGGCAGAGTCCTGGtttataaagagcagcaggctGCCCGGGACAGATGGTGCTGATGGTGAtctgaggagggggggggggggcatgagggggggggggactcccACAGGTCTGCCACTTAGTCCGGGATGGAGAGGACTGAAGGTCTGCCCCGAGGACCACGGAGGCAGCGCTCGACCTAATGGGCTCCCCTGATTATTCTGCAGCCCAGATATGTTTCACTGATGTTTACtgtcagaaataaacaaacaaaacactgctgatAGATTATGATTTATTGATATGTATTATTAAGCACTAAATCACAATTATGAGATAAATATTAGATGATTAAATCCATATTATGAGATATGAAGTCAAGATTAGGAGATTATTATGTGAAAAACTAAATGATGAGTTAATGATTTCTGTGATTCATCTGACACCGACGGCATAAAGTTCAGTTCCTCTCTGCGTCTGTACGTCAACacactaataaacacacaaaaacatctgaGTCCAGATTATCAGACACTAAatcagaatgaatgaataaagataTTCTGGGATTATAAAACAACAGTCGAGATACAAAATCAAGATTATTACACAgaaagtcacatttttattatagTTATAACAGCAAGTcaagattattatttatttattattatgtatcAAAACTTCTTATTTACTCAACATGTAGATCACGTGTGCAAAATCACTGCACATATATCATGAAGGACATTGCATGTAAAAATAtcacatataaaacacacacagagtaataTTGACTTGGtgtctctttatttttatttttatttttatttatttcctacCTTCACTggtggttgtttgtttgtttgtttgtttttttgacattaaTGGGCCTCCATAAGCAGTAGTGTTCAGATTTGTGTACCTGCTGCAGATTATCAGACTAGTTGTTGATAATCTGCAGCTTTCTGCAGTGATGTGCATGTTTTCAGCTGATCTCTACCTGCATGTGCAACGGATTTAATATAAACTGTTATGTTCTGCTTAAAGGAATGAGCTCGCAAATCCATAAAACCAGCAGGAAGAttgagctgtttgtgttttattttgtccatgATGGCCATTAACCtgagggggggttggggggggggggggggggggggggtgaagtgTCTGACCGGTCGCAAAGAATCAGTGTCGTGCAAAAACCAAAAGTGAGAGAGGATCTGTGCTAATCTGATAAAAGGGTCAGATTATGTGGGAAATATTTAGAGCTGATAACTGTTCAGATGGTCAGTATGGATTAGTACATTGTTATCTGACAGGccgctgatgatgatgatgatgatggggggggggggggtctgtaGAGGTAATCTGTGCATCATCGTTGACTTTTACATTAACGTACAGCAGATACAGAGTCAGTAAAACCTGACAGGAagaaacaaactgcatcatgtaaacctgctgctgcttcctgaCTGCTAGTttataatcaatataatataTCAATAATCACTCAGTAAAGAGTTAATCAATAGTttataatcaatataatataTCAATAATCACTCAGTAAAGAGTTAATCAATAGTttataatcaatataatataTCAATAATCACTCAGTAAAGAGTTAATAGTttataatcaatataatataTCAATAATCACTCAGTAAAGAGTTGATAAATAGTTTACAATTGGGATGGGATGGTACTGGGGTGATATTGGGATGGTACTGGGATGGTACTGGGATGGTACTGGGATGGTACTGGGGTGATATTGGGATGGTACTGGGATGGTACTGGGGTGATATTGGGATGGTACTGGGATGGTACTGGGGTGATATTGGGATGGTACTGGGATGGTACTGGGATGGTACTGGGATGGTACTGGGGTGATATTGGGATGGTACTGGGATGGTACTGGGGTGATATTGGGATGGTACTGGGATGGTATTGGGGTGATATTGGGATGGTACTGGGATGGTATTGGGATGGTATTGGGGTGATATTGGGATGGTACTGGGATGGTATTGGGATGGTACTGGGGTGATATTGGGATGGTATTGGGATGGTATTGGGGTGATATTGGGATGGTACTGGGATGGTATTGGGATGGTACTGGGGTGATATTGGGATGGTACTGGGATGGTATTGGGGTGATATTGGGATGGTACTGGGATGGTATTGGGGTGATATTGGGATGGTACTGGGATGGTATTGGGGTGATATTGGGATGGTATTGGGATGGTATTGGGATGGTATTGGGGTGATATTGGGATGGTACTGGGATGGTATTGGGGTGATATTGGGATGGTACTGGGATGGTATTGGGGTGATATTGGGATGGTATTGGGATGGTACTGGGGTGATATTGGGATGGTACTGGGATGGTATTGGGGTGATATTGGGATGGTACTGGGATGGTATTGGGGTGATATTGGGGTGATATTGGGATGGTACTGGGGTGGTATTGGGGTGATATTGGGATGGTACTGGGATGGTATTGGGGTGATATTGGGATGGTACTGGGATGGTATTGGGGTGATATTGGGATGGTATTGGGATGGTACTGGGATGGTATTGGGGTGATATTGGGATGGTACTGGGCAGGTGATGAGCTCTGCCTGGTTTCCTCCAGTATGACACTTAAAATTGAGACCAAACGGTTCATCTTGGTGTCATCAGACCAGAGGATCTTCCAGGTGCTTTACTGTGTCTTTCACTGAGAAGCTTCTGTCTGGACACTCTGTGACGGTTTTCCTTCTGGAAGTTTCTCTCATCTCCACACAGGATCTCTGGATCTCTGCCAGAGTGACCATCAGCTTCTTGGTCACCTCTCCAGGAAGAGTCCTGGTTGTTCCAAACTTCTTACATCTCAGAATTATGGAGGCCGCTGAGCTCTCAGGAACCTTCAATGCAGCAGGATGTCTGTCTCTGAGGCCCTTCCACCTCATGGTTTGGTTTTTGCTCTATTATTCATTGTCAGCTGTGAGACTTGAATTGAATTTACCACCAGTGGACTCCAATCAAGGTGTAGAAACATCTCAGAGATGATCTAGAGAAATGTGTCATAGCAAAGAGTCTGAATACTTCTGTCagtgtgatatttcagtttttccttttaaatacatttgcaaaaaattataaaattttgtttttgctttgtcattatTGGGTATTGAGTGTAGATTgatgagagaaagaatgaaTTTAAACGATTTTAGTATCaagctgcaacataacaaaatgtggcCTGTAAGTCAAACTGCCATATAGTTATATGTTCCATATGACTATTCAAACTGCTGTTGAGAGCAGAGTAacctttgtatgtgtgtggtgaAAATGTGTACAATCCAACTTTCAGACAAAACAGGCGTCCTTGGTGTTGTTATCAGTGTGTGagaacagagagcagcagcCTCCTTCACCTCCAGCTCTGTGGTTTCACTCAACATTTAACCACCAGATCTAACCCTGCTGCTCACCTCCTCCCACACATGTGAGCAGGGTTAATTAAACTAAGCGTTCCTTCACACGGTCCGTCCTCGCTTTAATTGCTACCTGGCTCTACAGCTCTGCTTTCATCTGACAGCTCCTTCCTTTTCCAACGTTTTAAAAGTGGAAATTTATTTATTGGAGTTTCACCGCTTCCTACCACATCATCTGGAGACTCAGATGTGTCTGTAGGAGAAGAGATGAGGaccaaatataaaacacaaaaatctgtAACTTCACTGAAGTAAACTTTCCTTTGATTAAAACAGCGACAAGAGAAACGTTCAGCTCAGTATCATGAGGATCAATGATGCTCTGGAAACTATTGAAATCAACCTGAAGTATTGACAGAACTAAAACTGTTCAAAGCTCTGCAACACTGAACATGAAGCACTTCACACTTTGAGAAATAactttacattcatgttttcagCGAACAGCATGCTAATCACCTTCAACTAGCTAACACCATGTCAGGCTAACTAGCATGTTGCTATCAATGGCTGCATGTTGCTCAACCCACCAAGCAAGAGTCAATCAATCAGCCTCAACTACCTCATCTTAGAAGCAACAAACCACATCATAGCCACATAAATAGCATGCTAACACCATGTCAGGCTAACTAGCATGTTAATAATATGTTAGGATAACAAGCATGCTGTCAATATGCTAGGATGACTACCCTGCTAACAATATCTTAGGATAACTAACATGCTAACAATATGTCAGGataattagcatgctaacaatatGTCGGGAtaactagcatgctaacaatatGTTAGGATGACCAGCATGCCAACAATATGTTAGGATAACTAGCATGCTTACAATATGTTAGCAtaactagcatgctaacaatacGTCAGGAtaactagcatgctaacaatatGTTAGGATAACTAGCATGCTTACAATATGTTAGCAtaactagcatgctaacaatatGTTAGCAtaactagcatgctaacaatatGTTACGAtaactagcatgctaacaatatGTTAGGAtaactagcatgctaacaatatGTTAGCAtaactagcatgctaacaatatGTTAGGAtaactagcatgctaacaatatGTTACGAtaactagcatgctaacaatatGTTAGGAtaactagcatgctaacaatatGTTACGAtaactagcatgctaacaatatGTTACGAtaactagcatgctaacaatatGTTAGGAtaactagcatgctaacaatatGTTAGCAtaactagcatgctaacaatatGTTAGGATGACCAGCATGCCAACAATATGTTAGGATAACTAGCATGCTTACAATATGTTAGCAtaactagcatgctaacaatatGTCAGGAtaactagcatgctaacaatatGTTAGGATAACTAGCATGCTTACAATATGTTAGCAtaactagcatgctaacaatatGTTAGCATAACTAGCATGCTTACAATATGTTAGCAtaactagcatgctaacaatatGTTAGGAtaactagcatgctaacaatatGTTAGCAtaactagcatgctaacaatatGTTAGGATGACCAGCATGCCAACAATATGTTAGGATGaccagcatgctaacaataTGTTACGAtaactagcatgctaacaatatGTTAGCAtaactagcatgctaacaatatGTTAGGATGaccagcatgctaacaataTGTTACGAtaactagcatgctaacaatatGTTAGCAtaactagcatgctaacaatatGTTATGAtaactagcatgctaacaatatGTTAGGAtaactagcatgctaacaatatGTTAGCAtaactagcatgctaacaatatGTTAGATAACGAGCATGTTAACAATATGCTACAATATTTTTGAGTGGGGGGGTTGAGGTGTTCTTGGGAggcgtttgtgtgtgtttgtttatagtGCCAGTTTAGTCCGacattcacattttcacaaattttaTCATCAGATTTATTTCATAGCCCtgtcaagtctattttcttccGTTTTACATGCATAACTACAGTCAGatttgtgtattgggctctgatgctgctctgctgtctgtgGAGACACAGTGAAACTACACTGCGTCATTTATAGTTGCACTagcttctctcctctgttctattcgttggtgtttgtgtttaacttagtttgtaacatttattaaaatttggcaaattcttgtaaacttaaaGCTActggcagcagaggaggaggaggaggaggaggacaggatgaagatactgactgatgtctgtgttcattctttctaaacttcactcagtattttctaaccctcctctctcctcctctctcctctcctcctctctcctcctctctcctcctcctcctctcctgttctctcctcctctcatctctcctctctctcctcctctcctcctctcctctcatctctcctctctctcctcctctcctcctctcctctcatctctcctctctctcctcctctctcctctgtcctcctctcctcctctctcctcctctctcctctcctcctctctctcctcctctctcctctcttctcctctcctcctctctctcctcctctctcctcctctctcctctcctcctctctcctctctcctcctctctcctctcctcctctcctcctctctcctctcctctcctctcctgttctctcctcctctctcctctcctcctctctcctcctctctcctcctctcctcctctctcctcctctcctcctctctcctcctctcctctcctcctctcctcctctctcctctcctctcctctcctgttctctcctcctctctcctctcctcctctctcctcctctcctcctctcctcctctcctctcctcctctcctcctctctcctctcctctcctcctcctctcctctcttctcctcttctcctgtcctctcctctcctctcctctctctcctctctctcctcctcctctctcctctcctctcctctcatctctcctctctctcctcatctctcctctctctcctcctctctcctcctctctcctcctcctctcttctcctcctcctctcctcctctcttctcctcctcctctcttctcctcctcctctcttctcctctctcctctcctcctctctctctcctctctcctcatctctcctcctctcctcctctctcctctcctcctctctcctctcctcctctctcctctcctctcctctcatctctcctctctctcctcatctctcctcctctcctcctctctcctctcctctcctctcatctctcctctctctcctcatctctcctcctctcctcctctctcctctcctcctctctcctctcctctcctcccctctcctctctcctctcctctctcctctcctctcctctcctctcctctcctcccctctcctctctcctctcctctctcctcctctcctctcctcctctcctcctctctcctctcctctcctcctctcctctcatctctcctctctcctcctctcctcctctctcctctcctctcctcctctcctctcatctctcctctctcctcctctcctcctctctcctctcctcctctcctgttctctcctcctctctcctctcctctcctctcatctctcctctctctcctcatctctcctctctctcctcctctctcctcctctctcctcctcctctctcctcctctcctctcctctcctctcctctctcctcctctctcctctcctctcctcctctctcctcctctcctcctctctcctcctctctcctctcctcctcctctcctcctctctcctcctctctcctctcctcctcctctcctcctctctcctctcctcctctctcctctcctcctctctcctctcctctcctgttctctcctcctctctcctctctcctcctctctcctcctctcctctctcctcctctctcctctctcctcctctctcctcctctctcctcctctcctctctcctcctctctcctcctctctcctcctctcctctctcctcctctcctctctcctcctctctcctcctctctcctctctcctcctctcctcctctctcctcctctcttgtctctctcctcctctctcctcctctctctcctcctctctctcctcctctctcctctctctcctcctctcctcctctcctcctctggtcTGGAGGAGCAGTGGATAAAGGAGCTCAGCTGTGACATTTGAACACTCGGAGGACTGAAGTGTGTTTGGTTGTTTACAGataaactgtttgtttgtcagaCGGCGTCTCTGGACTCTGATTGGTCGACGCTTTCGGCGAAGGTCACCGGAGGACTCGGTCTGATCCTcattgtcttcttcttctgcggcTCCGGACACATGAAGGATAATCAGTTAAAAGCTGGTCTCCTGTCAGGCTGGACACAAAGATAGTAAACACGGCTGAGACGTCTCACTCTGATtcagtttgaatgtttttacacaaactaacatttatatcttttatattCATATCTTCCACTTCAGATTTCATGTCTCAGGTCTGTTCTGACCTTCACTTCATGTCATTAAGTcagatgattgacagctctATAACAcagctcctcctgctctctgacgTCACTAACACGAGTTTTAATTCACCATGTTCTTCTTCATTATTATGATCACGACATCGTCTGAcagaataaacatgaacagGTTAAAGGTCATGTGACATACATGTTGTTCAGTCTGTGATGAATGTAAATTAAACGTTGTTGGATTTATTCTGGGACTCATTCTCACACTCTGGTCAagagtttttattattttcaggaCTCCTGACAGGAAGTCGTCTCCGTCTGGACGCTCAGAGACTTTAAGTCTCCTCGTTCACATCCAAACAGCTTATTATTGTCCCCCGAGCTGCAGCGGCCGGCTGCATGGAGACACTTCAAATGTCAACGTGAACAGACTGAGTTTGACCTTATTTGTGTTCATATACAgattgttttttgctttgtgttgtttACAGTCACATGTAGATGATCTGTCTTATGTTTTGTGTCCTTGATGTGTGATCAGATGAACTCGTCTCAGCCTCAGACaggatttattatgatgtttagatataAAACATAACTCATTATTCCCCAAATTTACTTACAAAATGCCCCCAAAGCACACACTTAATGGAGCATCGCTGCTGCGGAGGGCAGAAACTCCTCAACGTAACGTGAGTGTGTTTAAATTTCAGGATCTGACATTTGTGTAGTTTATTGTCTGTCTGTAAAATCTGTCAATTAaaataattctaaaaaaaaaaagcagcagcagatcagagagAGTTGGACCGAAGCAAAGACAAGAAATATACACGTGTCTCTAGTGTTTGtagtgttgttgtgtttgttgtgcagATTGTTTGCCAACAAACAGCATAGCTAGCCGTTAGCTGCAGAAGATAGCTAACCGTTAGCTGCAGCAGATAGCTAACCGTTAGCTGCAGGAGATAGCTAACCGTTAGCTGCAGCCGATAGCTAACCGTTAGCTGCAGCAGATAGATAACCGTTAGCTGCAGCAGATAGCTAACCGTTAGCTGCAGCAGATAG contains:
- the LOC122991671 gene encoding extensin-like, translating into MNRLVSILSVILEETRQSSSPAQYHPNITPIPSQYHPNTIPISPQYHPSTIPISPQYHPSTIPISPQYHPSTIPISPQYHPNTIPVPSQYHPNTIPVPSQYHPSTIPIPSQYHPNTIPVPSQYHPNTIPVPSQYHPNTIPIPSQYHPNITPIPSQYHPNITPIPSQYHPNITPIPSQYHPNITPVPSQYHPSTIPISPQYHPNTIPISPQYHPNTIPVPSQYHPNTIPIPSQYHPNITPIPSQYHPNITPVPSQYHPNITPVPSQYHPSTIPVPSQYHPSTIPVPSQYHPSTIPVPSQYHPSTIPVPSQYHPSTIPISPQYHPIPIVNYLSTLY